One part of the Bacteroidia bacterium genome encodes these proteins:
- a CDS encoding ABC transporter ATP-binding protein, producing the protein MKDLRSLNPYFFRYKWRLLLGVVFVGLSNFFGVLLIPKVGLGVDLAQQALQEKLPEGELSTQLLTLGVTVILYAVISGVFMFLMRQTIIVMSRMIEYDMKNDIFTHYQRLDTGFYKRNSTGDLMNRISEDVSRVRMYIGPAIMYLVNTTVTLITVISFMGTVDMAYTAYVLLPLPVLAYVVYKVSNVINRKSNLVQSRLSDLSTHSQETYSGIRVLKAFALEDENTERFRVRADDYRTSALSLAKTEAFFQPAMILMIGLSTLLVVYIGGLETINGNLSGGKIPDFILYVNKLLWPVASLGWVTSLIQRAAASQVRINEFLHTAPVIYDRKNAVQQLEGDICFENVSLRYPDSGIEALKGISFRIPQGNSLAIVGRTGCGKSTIAGLLVRLMEPDSGTISIGAHDLRDIQLGALRSGTGYVPQEVFLFSDTIANNIAFTSGKIPDRKAVEQAAKDAVIHQNILEFPMGYETMVGERGITLSGGQKQRVSIARAIVKEPQILVFDDCLSAVDTETEDQILKNLDRVMKGKTTLIISHRISSVKGANHILYMEEGKIREEGSHQELLALKGRYYDLHLKQLLESEKNPV; encoded by the coding sequence ATGAAGGACCTCCGCTCACTGAATCCGTATTTTTTTCGCTATAAGTGGCGTCTGCTCCTGGGCGTTGTATTCGTAGGCTTATCCAATTTCTTCGGGGTGCTCCTCATTCCTAAAGTAGGCCTAGGTGTTGATCTGGCCCAGCAGGCCTTGCAGGAAAAATTACCTGAAGGGGAGCTCAGCACCCAACTGCTCACCCTTGGAGTGACTGTAATTCTGTATGCGGTGATCTCCGGTGTTTTCATGTTCCTGATGCGACAAACCATCATAGTGATGTCGCGCATGATAGAATATGACATGAAGAATGACATCTTCACCCATTACCAGCGGCTGGACACAGGCTTTTACAAAAGGAACAGTACCGGGGACCTGATGAACCGGATCAGTGAAGATGTAAGCCGGGTACGAATGTATATAGGTCCGGCGATCATGTATCTGGTGAATACTACGGTAACACTCATCACCGTCATTTCATTTATGGGAACAGTAGATATGGCCTATACAGCCTACGTTCTTCTCCCGCTACCTGTACTGGCATATGTAGTGTACAAAGTGAGCAACGTAATTAACCGCAAAAGCAATCTTGTTCAGTCGCGTCTTTCTGATCTCTCCACGCATTCCCAGGAGACCTATTCCGGAATCCGCGTGCTGAAAGCGTTTGCGCTGGAAGACGAAAACACAGAACGTTTCCGTGTGCGCGCAGATGATTACCGGACTTCAGCACTTTCTTTGGCAAAAACGGAAGCGTTTTTTCAACCTGCTATGATCCTGATGATCGGATTGAGCACCCTGCTGGTGGTTTATATCGGCGGACTTGAGACCATTAACGGCAATCTCAGCGGCGGAAAGATTCCTGACTTTATTTTATATGTAAACAAGCTGCTTTGGCCTGTCGCTTCCCTGGGCTGGGTTACATCACTCATACAACGAGCAGCTGCATCTCAGGTACGGATTAACGAATTTCTACATACGGCTCCAGTGATTTACGACCGGAAGAACGCGGTGCAGCAATTAGAAGGGGATATATGTTTTGAGAATGTATCTCTGCGCTATCCTGACTCCGGTATAGAAGCACTAAAAGGCATTTCCTTTCGGATTCCGCAGGGGAATTCGCTGGCTATTGTGGGAAGGACGGGCTGCGGAAAATCAACGATCGCAGGACTTCTGGTCCGGCTTATGGAGCCTGACTCCGGAACAATTTCGATTGGGGCCCACGACCTGCGGGATATTCAGCTTGGAGCCCTCCGGTCAGGGACAGGTTACGTGCCTCAGGAAGTTTTCCTTTTTTCAGATACCATTGCCAACAACATCGCCTTCACATCCGGAAAAATTCCGGACCGCAAGGCGGTTGAACAAGCCGCAAAAGATGCTGTGATTCACCAGAACATTTTGGAGTTTCCAATGGGTTATGAAACGATGGTCGGAGAACGGGGCATTACGTTGAGCGGCGGACAAAAACAAAGGGTTTCGATCGCCCGTGCCATCGTGAAAGAACCGCAAATTCTGGTATTTGACGATTGTCTCTCGGCGGTTGATACGGAAACAGAGGACCAGATCCTTAAAAACCTGGACCGCGTAATGAAAGGAAAAACCACCCTGATCATTTCTCACCGGATCTCATCAGTAAAAGGTGCGAACCACATCCTGTACATGGAAGAGGGCAAAATCCGGGAGGAAGGCTCACATCAGGAACTGCTGGCGCTGAAAGGCCGTTATTACGATTTACACCTCAAACAACTGCTGGAATCAGAGAAAAACCCTGTTTAG
- a CDS encoding DUF2007 domain-containing protein: protein MHHSSFRWITVASFNAPHDAYIMKAYLESEGIECFLKDELTVQVNIFYSNAIGGVKLQVREEDVEKAKDVLREGGYAV from the coding sequence ATGCATCATTCTTCCTTTCGCTGGATTACTGTTGCAAGTTTTAACGCTCCGCACGATGCTTATATCATGAAAGCATATTTGGAATCCGAAGGGATAGAGTGTTTTTTGAAAGACGAATTGACCGTGCAGGTGAATATCTTTTACTCCAATGCTATCGGTGGTGTGAAACTTCAGGTTCGTGAAGAAGATGTTGAAAAGGCAAAAGACGTGCTCCGTGAAGGTGGATATGCAGTCTAA
- a CDS encoding Glu/Leu/Phe/Val dehydrogenase translates to MDKTRQQEAGVLAQMGTYDHEEVLFCNDNALGLRSIIAVHSTRLGPSLGGTRMWNYTNEQEALTDALRLSRGMTYKAAVAGLPLGGGKAVIIGDSRSMKSEKLFRRFGQFVESLNGRYITAEDVGIGPADMVHVSRETRHVTGLPGKSGDPSPVTAYGVYMAMKAAAKKRWGSDSLAGKKVAVQGVGHVGEGLVGHLMHEGAIVSITDIFEDRIREVSSKFKVQVVGKDDIFGTDADIYAPCALGATVNDRTIEQFKCSIICGAANNQLAEENVHGRAIEARGIIYTPDYVANGGGLMNVCSEITGVSREKVMEQAKGIYDTVLKIFAIAEREKIPSYLAANRLAEERLSGK, encoded by the coding sequence ATGGATAAAACGAGGCAACAGGAGGCCGGAGTTTTGGCTCAGATGGGCACGTATGATCACGAGGAGGTGTTGTTTTGCAACGACAATGCCCTTGGATTACGCTCCATCATTGCAGTTCACAGCACGCGGCTCGGACCATCACTCGGTGGTACGCGGATGTGGAATTACACAAATGAACAAGAGGCGCTTACAGACGCCCTGCGCCTGAGCAGGGGTATGACATATAAAGCAGCGGTGGCAGGACTGCCCTTGGGCGGGGGCAAAGCGGTTATTATTGGCGATAGCCGAAGCATGAAATCGGAGAAGCTATTCCGTCGTTTCGGACAATTTGTTGAAAGCCTGAACGGCAGGTATATTACTGCGGAGGATGTGGGAATAGGACCAGCAGATATGGTTCATGTATCCCGGGAAACCAGGCATGTTACCGGTCTGCCCGGAAAGTCAGGTGATCCTTCACCCGTAACAGCCTATGGCGTTTATATGGCGATGAAGGCTGCGGCAAAGAAAAGATGGGGCAGTGATTCGCTGGCAGGAAAGAAGGTGGCTGTTCAAGGGGTGGGTCATGTGGGCGAAGGATTGGTCGGACACCTCATGCACGAAGGCGCCATAGTGAGCATTACGGATATTTTTGAAGACAGAATTCGAGAGGTTTCGTCGAAATTTAAGGTGCAGGTAGTGGGAAAGGATGATATCTTTGGGACGGATGCGGACATTTATGCTCCCTGCGCATTGGGAGCAACGGTGAATGATCGTACCATAGAACAGTTTAAGTGCAGTATCATTTGTGGGGCGGCTAACAATCAGCTGGCGGAGGAAAACGTTCACGGAAGGGCAATAGAAGCGAGAGGAATTATTTATACCCCGGATTATGTGGCAAACGGTGGCGGGTTGATGAATGTATGTTCCGAAATTACGGGAGTGAGCAGGGAGAAGGTGATGGAGCAGGCGAAAGGGATTTATGATACGGTACTGAAGATCTTCGCAATCGCGGAACGGGAAAAGATACCCAGTTATCTTGCCGCGAACCGGTTGGCGGAGGAGCGGCTGAGCGGGAAGTAG
- a CDS encoding thiazole synthase — MNRSVLKLGDREFSSRLFTGTGKFGSYKIMEEAILASGSELVTVALRRIDMESETDEIISHLQHSHIQLLPNTSGARNAKEAIFAAQMAREALETNWLKLEIHPDPKYLMPDPLETLLATEELARMGFIVLPYIHADPVLCKRLEDAGTAAVMPLGSPIGSNKGLKTIDFLKIIIEQSNVPVIVDAGIGAPSDAAYAMEVGADAVLVNTAIAAAEDPVRMGEAFRLAVESGRMAFESGRGRTSHTAVASSPLTEFLDMN; from the coding sequence ATGAACAGATCGGTATTGAAACTCGGAGACAGGGAATTCTCCTCCCGGCTTTTTACAGGAACTGGAAAGTTTGGGTCATATAAGATCATGGAGGAGGCCATTTTGGCATCCGGATCCGAACTGGTTACGGTCGCACTCAGGCGAATTGACATGGAAAGTGAAACGGATGAGATTATTTCACATCTTCAGCACTCCCATATTCAGTTACTTCCCAATACCAGTGGCGCACGAAATGCAAAAGAAGCCATATTCGCCGCGCAAATGGCACGGGAAGCACTCGAAACGAATTGGCTGAAACTGGAGATACATCCGGATCCGAAATACCTCATGCCCGACCCCTTGGAAACACTGCTGGCAACCGAAGAACTGGCGCGAATGGGTTTCATTGTATTACCGTATATTCATGCAGACCCTGTTTTGTGCAAACGGCTCGAAGATGCAGGAACAGCCGCGGTGATGCCGCTGGGTTCTCCTATAGGCAGTAACAAGGGATTAAAAACTATTGACTTCTTAAAGATCATCATCGAGCAAAGTAATGTTCCGGTAATCGTGGACGCCGGTATCGGCGCACCTTCTGATGCTGCCTATGCCATGGAGGTCGGGGCAGATGCTGTACTCGTGAACACAGCCATTGCTGCAGCAGAAGATCCTGTGCGCATGGGAGAGGCTTTTCGCCTGGCGGTGGAATCAGGACGCATGGCCTTTGAATCCGGGAGAGGCCGTACTTCGCATACCGCTGTAGCAAGTAGCCCGCTGACTGAGTTTTTAGATATGAACTGA
- the thiH gene encoding 2-iminoacetate synthase ThiH, with the protein MFADEFDKYSWEETGERIQSVSLPEVERALFKEEQRDLADFLALISPAAAPYLEEMAQRSSKITRKRFGKTIQMYAPLYLSNECLNICTYCGFSMENKVRRKTLSREELMIEVSTLKEMGYDHVLLVTGEDQVKAGVEYIRRAVEWVRPFFSHISIEVQPLSEAEYTSFLPFGLNSVLVYQETYHEQKYRDYHPRGKKSNFRYRLATPDRVGTAGMHKIGLGVLLGLEDWRIDSFFCALHLSYLEKTYWKTKYSISFPRIRPHRGEDKFRPGLITDRELVQLICAWRIFNEEVELSVSTRESEKFRDHIIHLGATTFSAGSKTNPGGYAVEPESLEQFEICDEREPHEIAAMIRRNGYEPLWKDWDRTLQL; encoded by the coding sequence ATGTTCGCAGACGAGTTTGATAAATATTCCTGGGAGGAAACGGGAGAAAGAATTCAATCGGTTTCCTTACCTGAAGTGGAACGCGCTCTTTTTAAAGAAGAGCAAAGAGACCTGGCTGATTTCCTCGCACTGATCTCACCCGCTGCCGCCCCTTACCTTGAGGAAATGGCGCAGCGCTCCTCCAAGATTACCCGGAAGCGTTTTGGGAAAACGATACAGATGTATGCTCCTCTTTACCTTAGCAACGAGTGCCTTAATATATGTACCTATTGCGGTTTTTCCATGGAGAACAAGGTCAGGAGAAAAACACTATCGCGAGAAGAGTTAATGATCGAGGTAAGCACCCTGAAAGAAATGGGCTATGACCACGTGCTTCTTGTTACCGGCGAAGATCAGGTGAAGGCCGGGGTAGAGTATATCCGTCGGGCAGTGGAGTGGGTTCGGCCTTTTTTTTCCCACATCTCCATTGAAGTCCAGCCCCTGAGTGAAGCAGAATACACTTCTTTTCTTCCTTTCGGACTGAATTCCGTTCTGGTATATCAGGAAACTTACCACGAACAAAAATACCGCGACTACCATCCCAGGGGAAAGAAATCAAATTTTCGCTACCGGCTGGCTACACCGGACCGGGTGGGAACTGCGGGAATGCATAAGATCGGACTGGGTGTTTTGCTCGGACTGGAGGACTGGAGAATTGATTCATTTTTTTGCGCACTTCATCTTTCTTATCTGGAGAAAACCTACTGGAAAACAAAATATAGTATCTCTTTCCCTCGGATACGACCACATAGGGGAGAGGATAAATTCCGGCCGGGACTGATTACGGACAGGGAATTGGTGCAGTTGATCTGCGCCTGGAGAATATTTAATGAGGAAGTGGAACTCTCCGTCTCCACCAGGGAGTCCGAAAAATTCAGAGATCATATCATTCATCTTGGCGCTACCACATTCAGCGCGGGATCAAAAACAAATCCCGGCGGTTACGCCGTAGAACCGGAATCGCTGGAGCAGTTTGAAATATGCGATGAAAGAGAGCCGCATGAGATTGCGGCAATGATACGCAGGAACGGGTATGAACCGCTGTGGAAAGACTGGGATCGTACACTTCAATTATGA
- the guaA gene encoding glutamine-hydrolyzing GMP synthase: MKQQSILIFDFGSQYTQLIARRVRELNVYCEIHPFTDIGKEFSHVEVKGVILSGSPFSVRDSRAPHPSLEAFRGKFPLLGVCYGAQLLAHQNKGEVVPSRIREYGRANLTTLNTSNSLLKQMSANSQVWMSHGDTISGVAPDFEIIASTPDVKVAAFQVKGEATYGIQFHPEVYHSEEGMVLLRNFVVDICGCRQDWNPSSFIESTVRELQEKLGNDKVVLGLSGGVDSSVAAVLLHKAIGKNLYCIFVDNGLLRKNEFENVLESYVALGLNVKGVDAKKKFYDALMGEKDPEKKRKAIGRVFIEVFDEESHRIQEVKWLAQGTIYPDVIESVSVKGPSATIKSHHNVGGLPEKMKLKVVEPLNTLFKDEVRKVGRELSIPDRILNRHPFPGPGLGIRILGDVTAEKVRILQEVDYLFIEGLKNHNLYKDVWQAGAILLPVQSVGVMGDERTYEQVVALRAVTSTDGMTADWCHLPYSFLSAISSEIINKVKGVNRVVYDISSKPPATIEWE, translated from the coding sequence ATGAAACAGCAATCTATATTGATCTTTGATTTCGGTTCCCAATACACGCAGCTCATTGCACGCAGGGTGAGGGAGTTGAATGTATATTGCGAGATCCATCCTTTTACGGATATTGGAAAGGAATTTTCCCATGTTGAGGTTAAGGGTGTAATACTTTCCGGCAGCCCTTTTTCCGTTCGGGATTCACGCGCTCCGCACCCCTCCCTGGAAGCTTTCCGGGGGAAATTTCCGCTACTGGGTGTCTGTTATGGCGCCCAACTTCTGGCGCATCAGAATAAAGGCGAGGTGGTGCCTTCCCGGATCAGGGAGTATGGCCGCGCCAACCTTACAACACTCAACACCTCCAATTCCCTGCTGAAACAAATGTCTGCTAATTCCCAGGTGTGGATGAGCCACGGGGATACGATTTCAGGTGTGGCACCTGATTTTGAAATTATTGCAAGTACCCCGGATGTTAAAGTAGCGGCTTTTCAGGTGAAAGGGGAAGCTACTTACGGAATACAGTTTCATCCGGAAGTATATCATTCCGAAGAAGGCATGGTGCTGTTGCGGAATTTTGTAGTGGATATTTGCGGATGCCGGCAAGATTGGAATCCCTCCTCCTTTATTGAATCTACCGTTCGCGAACTGCAAGAGAAACTTGGAAATGATAAGGTAGTGTTGGGGCTTTCCGGAGGGGTGGACTCCTCCGTTGCAGCTGTGCTCCTGCACAAGGCGATCGGAAAGAATTTGTATTGCATTTTCGTAGACAACGGATTGCTCAGGAAGAATGAATTCGAAAATGTACTTGAATCATATGTTGCGCTCGGACTGAATGTGAAGGGAGTAGATGCGAAGAAGAAATTTTATGATGCGTTGATGGGCGAAAAGGATCCCGAAAAGAAGCGGAAGGCGATCGGAAGGGTATTCATAGAAGTGTTTGACGAAGAGTCACATCGAATACAGGAGGTTAAATGGCTGGCGCAGGGTACAATTTATCCCGATGTGATCGAGTCGGTTTCTGTCAAAGGCCCCAGTGCTACAATTAAGTCACATCATAACGTTGGCGGACTTCCTGAAAAAATGAAGTTGAAAGTGGTGGAACCCCTGAATACACTTTTTAAAGATGAAGTTCGAAAAGTGGGAAGGGAGCTTTCGATCCCGGATCGTATTTTGAACCGTCACCCATTCCCGGGTCCGGGCCTGGGAATCAGGATTTTAGGGGATGTTACCGCAGAAAAGGTACGGATATTGCAAGAAGTGGATTATCTTTTTATCGAAGGATTGAAAAACCATAACCTCTACAAAGATGTCTGGCAGGCGGGTGCCATCCTGCTTCCCGTGCAGAGCGTGGGTGTGATGGGTGACGAGCGAACCTATGAACAGGTAGTTGCGCTTCGCGCTGTAACATCAACTGACGGAATGACGGCCGACTGGTGTCATCTTCCGTATTCTTTCCTCTCCGCTATTTCGAGTGAGATTATTAATAAAGTTAAAGGCGTGAACAGAGTGGTATATGATATTAGTTCGAAACCGCCGGCCACCATTGAATGGGAATGA
- a CDS encoding LysM peptidoglycan-binding domain-containing protein produces MKNVYIIFMFLLPVFISAQEIVRSEQTVSMDGKMYYVHKVEAGQTLYSIAKAYNVSVKMIVDANPDTGTGLQPGQELKVPYIQVPQDPEIVKQEEKSPKWKWHKVLKGETWYSISKKYNLTVEQIKALNAEVKDDLKAGQDIRIPTIGAIKKETVKRNEPVQIKDPVIGTPPSLSDTITIRKEEYKIGFLLPFNLGLTDLIEPEKIKKGTRAFPEKARIAIEFYHGVKMAMDSLQKSGIKVQAYYFDTGSDSAGSKWMKDPELKNMDLLVGPLFTNSFMEGVKLAKQLGITIVSPTLQNNKLLIGNPEVNKASASTYTQMEEIGKYVAANFAEQNIMVVSSGGPKDMTIVNAVRNAGSKVLIGMNKDSMRLVNGLSGVTASLVKEKINVVVLPSNNQSYVTDVLSKLYKLHIDRKDSIIIVGMNAWSSFENLDMEYLNGMAFHYPSNSFVNYTDTGIVHFIHSYRGLYKSEPTDYTFDGFDIALFYGSLLWKEGVKFSPKLEQMTGEGMNMRFRYVRSGTDSGYENTGVFILRYKDYHLIRVN; encoded by the coding sequence ATGAAAAACGTGTATATCATATTTATGTTTTTGTTGCCGGTCTTTATTTCGGCGCAGGAAATCGTGCGGTCGGAACAAACAGTCAGTATGGATGGGAAAATGTATTACGTGCATAAAGTCGAGGCGGGCCAAACACTTTACAGTATTGCCAAGGCGTACAATGTGAGCGTGAAGATGATTGTAGATGCCAATCCGGATACTGGAACCGGGTTGCAGCCCGGACAGGAGTTGAAAGTTCCTTACATACAGGTTCCGCAAGATCCGGAAATTGTAAAGCAGGAAGAGAAATCACCGAAATGGAAGTGGCACAAAGTACTTAAAGGAGAGACCTGGTATAGTATCTCCAAAAAATACAACCTTACAGTAGAGCAGATTAAGGCGTTGAATGCGGAGGTAAAAGATGATCTCAAAGCCGGTCAGGATATCAGAATTCCCACCATAGGGGCCATCAAGAAGGAAACAGTGAAGAGGAATGAACCGGTGCAGATCAAAGATCCGGTGATCGGCACCCCACCGTCCTTATCCGATACCATTACAATAAGAAAAGAGGAATATAAAATTGGATTTCTGCTCCCATTCAATCTTGGTCTTACAGATCTCATCGAACCGGAAAAGATAAAAAAAGGCACTCGTGCCTTTCCTGAAAAGGCCCGCATTGCTATTGAGTTTTACCATGGAGTAAAAATGGCAATGGATTCTCTGCAGAAATCCGGCATAAAAGTGCAGGCCTATTATTTTGACACCGGCTCCGACTCGGCCGGAAGCAAGTGGATGAAGGACCCTGAGCTGAAAAATATGGACCTGCTGGTAGGCCCGCTGTTTACCAATTCATTCATGGAAGGAGTGAAGCTGGCAAAACAGCTTGGGATTACTATTGTTTCTCCCACCCTGCAGAATAACAAGCTGCTGATTGGAAATCCTGAGGTGAACAAAGCATCGGCGTCTACTTATACTCAGATGGAGGAAATAGGAAAATATGTGGCGGCTAACTTCGCAGAGCAGAATATTATGGTTGTCTCCTCGGGCGGGCCCAAAGATATGACCATCGTTAATGCCGTACGTAATGCCGGAAGCAAAGTGCTCATCGGGATGAACAAGGATTCAATGCGACTGGTAAATGGTCTTAGTGGTGTAACCGCTTCACTGGTAAAGGAGAAGATTAATGTGGTGGTGCTTCCCAGTAATAATCAAAGCTATGTGACGGATGTTCTGTCAAAACTTTATAAACTGCACATCGATCGAAAGGATAGCATTATTATTGTTGGTATGAATGCATGGTCCTCTTTTGAGAACCTGGATATGGAATACCTGAACGGAATGGCTTTTCACTATCCGTCCAATTCATTCGTAAATTACACCGATACGGGTATTGTACATTTTATTCATAGCTACCGCGGATTATATAAGTCCGAACCGACAGATTATACGTTCGACGGATTTGATATTGCGCTGTTCTACGGATCACTGCTTTGGAAGGAAGGAGTGAAATTCAGTCCGAAGCTGGAGCAAATGACCGGAGAAGGAATGAATATGCGTTTCCGCTATGTGCGTTCAGGTACTGATAGCGGTTACGAGAATACCGGAGTGTTCATCCTGAGGTATAAAGATTACCATCTGATTCGTGTGAATTAA
- a CDS encoding PUR family DNA/RNA-binding protein, translating into MEGSENKDGYSADGKNEIFSKPVRAGKRTYFFDVKSTKGNDYYLTITESKKRMGEDGKFFYEKHKLFLYKEDFDKFAEGLSEVVAYIKNARPAVASETNAGSNGTGSGYSSVNFEDLK; encoded by the coding sequence ATGGAAGGTTCAGAAAATAAGGACGGATATAGTGCCGATGGAAAGAACGAGATCTTTTCCAAGCCTGTGCGTGCCGGAAAAAGGACGTATTTCTTTGATGTTAAGAGCACCAAAGGGAACGATTACTACCTGACCATAACAGAGAGTAAGAAAAGAATGGGCGAAGACGGGAAGTTCTTCTATGAAAAACACAAGTTGTTCCTGTATAAGGAGGACTTCGATAAATTTGCAGAGGGGCTGAGTGAAGTGGTTGCCTACATTAAAAATGCCCGCCCCGCGGTTGCGAGTGAAACCAATGCCGGAAGCAACGGAACCGGCAGCGGCTACTCCAGCGTTAACTTTGAGGATCTGAAATAA
- a CDS encoding peptide chain release factor 3 yields MDIHQEISRRRTFAIISHPDAGKTTLTEKLLLFGGAIQTAGAVKSNKIRKHATSDFMEIERQRGISVATSVMGFEYKGVKINLLDTPGHEDFAEDTYRTLTAVDSVIMVIDCVKGVEPQTRKLLEVCRMRHTPVIVFINKMDREGRDPFDLLDEIEKELKIRVRPLSWPIGIGKTFKGVYSLFEKKLIFFEPSSRKLSRETVEVSDLSDPVLTEMVGEDFAGKLQHDIELIDGVYDPFDKERYLAGQISPVFFGSAVNNFGVRELLDCFIQVAPPPRGRETAERKIAPEEKKLTGFVFKIHANLDPKHRDRIAFMRVCSGVFERNKNYYHVREGRQMKFSNPTAFMAQEKNLIDVAYPGDIVGLYDSGNFKIGDTMTEGEKLEFKGIPRFSPEIFKYVVNTDPMKTKQLHKGLEQLTDEGVAQLFTKKNNNRKVLGTVGALQFEVIQHRLKAEYNASCDFEPLTLHKACWITCKDKKKLEAFIEDKIHHMATDKDDRPVFLAESAWALQMAQEKNPEIEFHFTSEDI; encoded by the coding sequence ATGGACATACATCAGGAGATCAGCAGGCGCAGGACTTTCGCCATCATATCTCACCCGGATGCAGGAAAAACAACACTGACGGAGAAACTGCTTCTCTTTGGCGGCGCCATTCAAACAGCGGGCGCAGTTAAAAGCAACAAGATCCGCAAGCATGCCACTTCAGATTTCATGGAAATCGAAAGGCAGCGCGGAATCTCGGTAGCTACTTCGGTAATGGGATTTGAGTACAAGGGAGTTAAGATTAATCTGCTTGACACTCCCGGTCACGAGGATTTTGCAGAGGACACCTACCGCACGCTCACCGCGGTGGACTCGGTTATAATGGTGATTGACTGCGTTAAAGGAGTGGAACCTCAGACGAGGAAGTTGCTGGAAGTATGCCGCATGAGACACACCCCGGTTATTGTTTTCATCAACAAGATGGATCGCGAAGGGCGCGACCCCTTCGATCTTCTGGATGAAATCGAAAAGGAACTCAAAATCAGGGTGCGTCCCCTTTCCTGGCCTATCGGCATCGGAAAAACATTCAAAGGAGTTTATTCGCTTTTTGAAAAAAAACTCATCTTTTTTGAACCTTCATCACGGAAACTATCGCGAGAAACAGTGGAGGTCTCGGATCTGTCAGATCCTGTGTTAACGGAAATGGTGGGAGAAGATTTTGCCGGTAAACTTCAGCACGACATTGAACTGATCGACGGAGTTTATGATCCATTTGACAAGGAACGCTACCTGGCAGGACAGATCAGCCCTGTGTTTTTCGGATCAGCCGTAAACAATTTTGGAGTGCGTGAATTGCTGGATTGCTTTATTCAAGTTGCTCCACCTCCGCGTGGCAGGGAAACGGCGGAAAGAAAGATTGCGCCGGAGGAAAAGAAACTAACGGGATTTGTGTTTAAGATTCATGCGAATCTTGATCCGAAACACCGCGACCGGATTGCCTTTATGCGGGTATGTTCAGGAGTTTTTGAGCGAAATAAAAATTACTACCATGTGCGGGAAGGCCGTCAGATGAAATTCTCCAACCCAACGGCTTTCATGGCACAGGAAAAGAATCTGATAGATGTGGCCTATCCCGGAGATATTGTAGGACTTTATGACAGCGGGAATTTCAAAATAGGAGATACAATGACGGAGGGAGAGAAACTGGAATTCAAAGGCATTCCCCGGTTTTCACCTGAGATTTTCAAGTATGTTGTGAATACAGATCCGATGAAGACGAAGCAGCTTCACAAGGGGCTGGAGCAACTGACAGACGAAGGCGTTGCTCAGCTTTTTACAAAGAAAAACAACAATCGTAAGGTCCTGGGCACCGTGGGAGCTTTGCAGTTTGAGGTCATCCAGCACCGGCTGAAGGCGGAATACAATGCCAGCTGCGACTTTGAACCTCTTACACTGCACAAAGCCTGCTGGATCACCTGCAAGGATAAAAAGAAACTGGAAGCCTTCATCGAGGACAAGATCCATCATATGGCCACCGACAAGGACGATCGTCCGGTGTTTCTCGCGGAGAGCGCCTGGGCATTACAAATGGCGCAGGAAAAAAATCCTGAAATAGAATTTCACTTTACCAGTGAGGATATCTGA